Part of the Streptomyces sp. NBC_01353 genome, TCGTCTCGGCCTTCGAGGTCGCCTGTCTGGACGCCCTCGGCAAGAGCCTCGGCCTGCCCGTCCACGCCCTGCTCGGCGGCAAGGTCCGTGACTCCGTCGAGTACAGCGCGTACCTCTTCTACAAGTTCGAAGGAACGGACGACTGGGGAGCGGCCCTCGACCCGGCGGGGATCGTCGAACAGGCCCGCCGCTTCGACCGGACGTATGGCTTCCGCTCCTTCAAGCTCAAGGGCGGCGTCTTCCCGCCCGAACAGGAGATCGCCGCGATCCGCGCCCTGGCCGAGGAGTTCCCCGGCCGGCCGCTCCGCCTCGACCCGAACGGCGCCTGGTCGGTGGAGACCGCGCTGGAGGTGGCGCGGGAGCTGAAGGACGTCCTGGAGTATCTGGAGGACCCGGCGACCGGCACGGACGCCATGGCCGAGGTCGCCGCCCGCACGGACGTGCCGCTGGCCACGAACATGTGCGTCACGACTTTCGAGGAGGTCCCGGAGGCCTTCGCCCGGGACGCGGTACGGATCGTGCTCTGCGACCACCACTACTGGGGCGGCCTGCACCGCACCCGCGAACTGGCCGCGCTCTGCCGCACGTACGGCGTCGGGCTCTCCATGCACTCCAACACCCACCTCGGCATCAGCCTCGCCGCGATGACCCAGGTCGCCGCGACCCTGCCCCACCTGGACCACGCCTGCGACACCCACTACCCCTGGCAGACCGAGGACGTCGTCACCACCCGCGCCACCTTCCACGACGGCCGCCTGACGGTCTCCGACGCCCCGGGCCTCGGCGTGGAACTGGACCGCGATGCCCTCGCCGCCCTCCACCATCGCTGGCGCGAGGACGACGGCACCATGCGCAACCGGGACGACGCGGCGGCGATGCGGCGGCTCCGCTCCTAGCACCCCGCCCGCCCGCGCCCCGCCCGCCCGCGCCCCGCGCTACGCGTGGCACGCCACCGGCACACCCCCGTTCATCGCCGCCATGTCGCCGAAGACCACCGCCGCGTCCAGCGGAGAGCCCTCCGGGAGCCCGTCCAGCTCCGCGTACGCCCGATGCAGGTTCGCCACCAGTCGCTCGCTCTCCCGCCAGGCCGCGAACTCCCCGAGGTCGGCCCGGCGGGCCGTCTCCAAGGGCGTCGCCCCCTTGCCGTGGCCCTCGCGCGCCAGCTCGGCGACCCAGCGCAGATAGCGCTCCGTCGCGTCGTACGCCGACGGGTCGGTGACCCGGCCGTGCCCGGGCACCACCGTCGGCGCGTCCAGCGCGCGCAGCACGTCCAGTGCCCGCAGCGAACCGGACAGCGAACCCATCGGCAGGAACGGCGTGCCGCCATGGAAGACCAGGTCCCCGGTGAAGACGACGCCCTGCTCCGGGAGATGGACGATCGAGTCGCCGGTCGTATGAGCCGTCCCCGGGTGCAGCACGCGCACCTCCAGCTCACCCACGTACAGCGTCAGCCGCTCGCTGTACGTGAGCGAGGGCGGCGTCACCTCGATCGCGCCGAAGTCGGTCTCCGGCCACAGCAGATGGAGCTGACGCCCGGCCGCGAGCTGCTCCACCCGGCAGTTGTCGTGCCCGACGATCCGCGCCTGCGGCAGGAACACCCCGTTGCCGTAGGTGTGGTCGCCGTGGTGGTGCGTGGAGACGATCGTGCGGGGGAGCGGCAGACCCTCGGCGAGGACCGCCTCGCGCAGCAGCCGCGCCCGCCGCTCGGTCGCGGCCGTGTCCACGAGCAGCGTCTCGTGGGCGTCGCCCACGAATCCGGCGTTGTTCAGACACCAGCCGCCGTCCGGCTGGACGAAGGCGTGCACGTGCGGCGCGAGGCGGACGACATACGGATCGGTGACGTACAAGGAATCCCCCCGGAACATGAAGCACGGGCCCGACTGGCAAGGGCAAGACAAGTGTGCCTGCCAGTTGGGCCGGTTCCGCGAAAGTTCAGTGGTCGTCCCAGTGGTTGCCGTGCTCCGCGTGCCGATGTCCGTCGTGGACGTAGTCGACATGGTCCCCGTGCGCGACGGCGGTGTGTCCGCACTCCGGCCCGTGCGTGTGGTCCGGGTGGGTGTGCGCGACGTGCGACGTGGGCTCGCACTCGTCCCAGTGCCCGGCGTGTTCGCGGTGCAGATGCCCGTCATGGGCGTAGTCGACATGGTCCCGGTGCGTGACGGCGGTGTGCCCGCACGACGGGCCGTGGGTGTGCGCGTGGGTGGGGTGTTCGTGGTGCAGTAGGGTCATGACCTCAGGCTAGTCCGAAATATCCCCTTCGTCCTGTGTCGGTCCTGCGCTTCGGCGAGCGCGTCGCCGCACTCCGCCGGGCCAACCCGGCTTGCGAGGCGAGAGGGGCGACGTGATCGTTCGGGGTATGAAGGCGATCAGCTACAGCCGGTACGGCGGACCCGAGGTGCTCGAGTACGGCGAGCGGCCCGACCCGAAGGTCGGGCCCGACGACGTCCTCGTCAAGGTGCGGGCGGCCGCTGTGAACCCCGTCGACTGGAAGGCCCAGGCCGGCTACCTCGACGGGATGATCGACGCGGTCTTCCCCGTCATCCCCGGCTGGGACGTCTCCGGTGTCGTCGTCCAGCCCGGCGTCTCGGTCACCGAGTTCACCGTCGGCGACGAGGTGATGGGCTATGTCCGGGAGGACTTCCTCGCCCGCGGCACCTTCGCCGAGTACGTAGCCGCCCCTGTCCGTACCCTCGCCCGCAAGCCGCGCACCATGAGCTTCGAGGAGTCCGCCGCCCTTCCGCTGGTCGGACTGACCGCCTACCAGGTGCTCCATCAGGCCCTCGCCGTCCGCTCCGGCGAGACCGTCCTGGTGCACGCGGCGGCCGGCGGCGTCGGCTCCATGGCCGTCCAGATCGCCCGTCACCTCGGCTGCCGGGTGATCGGTGCGGCGCGCGAGGAGGGCCAGGAGCGGATCAGGGAGCTGGGCGCCGAGCCGGTCCTGTACGACGAGGGCACCTTCGTCGCGCAGGTCCGCGAGCTGGCGCCGGACGGCGTGGACGCGGTCTTCGACACCATCGGCGGCCCGTTCCTCAAGCTCACCCCCCGGGTGCTGGCCCCCGAAGGGCGCCTCGCCTCGATCGCCGACGGCGAGGTCATCGGCCTCGGAGGCCGCTACTTCTGGGTGCGCCCCGACCCCCGGGACCTCGCCGCACTGGCGGAGCTGGTCGACGAGGGGGTGCTGTCCGTACGGGTAGCCCGGAGCTTCCCGCTGGAACAGGCGGCCGATGCCCAGCGCGCGAACGCGGAGGGCGGCCTGAACGGCAAGGTCGTGGTCACGGTGGAGTGGCCCGACTGACAGGAACCCAGGAGCACGTCCCAAAAGCAGGTCCCACGAGCAAGGCCCCGGTCAGGCCCCCGGGTCGCCCCTCCCGGATCGGCCCCCCGGGTCGCGCCCCCAACGCGCGTCAGAGTCCCCAGCGCCGTCAGAGCACCACCGCGACCGCGAACGCCGCCAGCGCGACCGTGCAGACCGTCGCCAGCAGCGCGCCCCGGTGCGAGAGCGGACCCGGCCGCGCCGCGTCAAGAGCCTGGATCCGGCGGTGGGCGACGGCCAGGAAGCCCAACCAGGCCAGCACCGCCAGCGCCGCGCCGGCAACTCCCGCCGCCGTGATCTCGTCACGGATCACCGACTTCGCGGCGAGCACGGCCGCGATCGTGTACGTCAGCGTCGTACGCCGCCACGCGAGCCGCGTCCGCTCCGGCTGCAGCCCCGGGTCCCGGGCCGGCGTCGCCGGCTCCGTCACCGTCCGGCCCAGCCGAAGACGATGACCACCACCATCGCCAGCGCCACCACGGCCACCGCGAGACTCAGCACCG contains:
- a CDS encoding glucarate dehydratase family protein; protein product: MNPELFVEEVRLTPILISDPPLLNTQGVHQPYTPRLVVEVVTRGGVVGLGETYGDTKYLDLARPLAEALPGRSVTDVNGLFSLAAQVCGDSRAVDERVDAGGLRGVQTADKLRLSVVSAFEVACLDALGKSLGLPVHALLGGKVRDSVEYSAYLFYKFEGTDDWGAALDPAGIVEQARRFDRTYGFRSFKLKGGVFPPEQEIAAIRALAEEFPGRPLRLDPNGAWSVETALEVARELKDVLEYLEDPATGTDAMAEVAARTDVPLATNMCVTTFEEVPEAFARDAVRIVLCDHHYWGGLHRTRELAALCRTYGVGLSMHSNTHLGISLAAMTQVAATLPHLDHACDTHYPWQTEDVVTTRATFHDGRLTVSDAPGLGVELDRDALAALHHRWREDDGTMRNRDDAAAMRRLRS
- a CDS encoding MBL fold metallo-hydrolase, producing the protein MYVTDPYVVRLAPHVHAFVQPDGGWCLNNAGFVGDAHETLLVDTAATERRARLLREAVLAEGLPLPRTIVSTHHHGDHTYGNGVFLPQARIVGHDNCRVEQLAAGRQLHLLWPETDFGAIEVTPPSLTYSERLTLYVGELEVRVLHPGTAHTTGDSIVHLPEQGVVFTGDLVFHGGTPFLPMGSLSGSLRALDVLRALDAPTVVPGHGRVTDPSAYDATERYLRWVAELAREGHGKGATPLETARRADLGEFAAWRESERLVANLHRAYAELDGLPEGSPLDAAVVFGDMAAMNGGVPVACHA
- a CDS encoding NADP-dependent oxidoreductase codes for the protein MKAISYSRYGGPEVLEYGERPDPKVGPDDVLVKVRAAAVNPVDWKAQAGYLDGMIDAVFPVIPGWDVSGVVVQPGVSVTEFTVGDEVMGYVREDFLARGTFAEYVAAPVRTLARKPRTMSFEESAALPLVGLTAYQVLHQALAVRSGETVLVHAAAGGVGSMAVQIARHLGCRVIGAAREEGQERIRELGAEPVLYDEGTFVAQVRELAPDGVDAVFDTIGGPFLKLTPRVLAPEGRLASIADGEVIGLGGRYFWVRPDPRDLAALAELVDEGVLSVRVARSFPLEQAADAQRANAEGGLNGKVVVTVEWPD
- a CDS encoding DUF202 domain-containing protein, translating into MTEPATPARDPGLQPERTRLAWRRTTLTYTIAAVLAAKSVIRDEITAAGVAGAALAVLAWLGFLAVAHRRIQALDAARPGPLSHRGALLATVCTVALAAFAVAVVL